The nucleotide window GTCAGTTATGTACCGAAACGCACCGCACAAAACCAGGTCCTGGGTTACTACGTACTCATATCGGATATCACCGAGCGTAAGCACGCCGAAGAAAAAATCCAGACACTCAACACCGAGCTGGAACACCATATCCACACACTGGAGCGCACGGGCCGTGCACTAAAGACCCTTAGCGCAGGCAATCGGTCCATGCTGCGCGCCGCGGATGAACAGGATTTGCTTGACAGCATGTGCCGGGCCATTGTGGATGCGGGCAGCTACCCGGCGGTAGCGGTCTGGTACAAAAATAATGACGCGTCCCAATCGCTGACACCTATGGCTGGCGAAGGTTATCCAGCGGGCCTGTCAGCACTGAACCAGTTGAAAGTCACCTGGGCGGACAACGAAAAAGGACAGGGCGCCGTTGCCAAGGCCATCCGTACCGGCCAAACGCAGGCTGTCACCAATATGCTCGCTGATGCGAGTTATCACCAATGGCGCGATAGCCTGCACGGCATAGCCTGCGTGGTCGCATGCCCGGTGCAGGTGGGCGGAGAAGTCATCGGCACACTGGCCATCTATGGCGCAGAACCGGATGCCATCAGCCTGGACGAGCAAGCACTGTTAACCGAACTGGCCGATGACCTTGCATTCGGCATTTCCACGCTGCGCACCCGTCAGGCGCAGCGGGAAACCCAGGAGGCCATGCACCGACTGACGCGTTACGACAAACTTACCAGCCTGCCCAATGAGACCCAGTTTTCGGATTTTTTGACGGCAGCCATTGAAAGCGGCAGGCAGTTCAATCAAGCCTTCGCCTTGCTGCAGGTCAACATTGACCGCCTGAATGAGATCAACGATGCGCTGGGTTTCAGTCACGGCGATCAGTTGTTGAGGGCATTCAGCGCACGGCTAGTCGCAACCGTGCCAGATACGGCTTTGGTAGCACGTCTGCGCGGTGACGAATTTGCCATCCTGCTGCCTGATAGCCATGCTGAAGCCGCTTTGGCAATCGTGCAACAGGTCGGCGCAGTGCTGGCACAACCCTTTCCTATTGCGGACATTCCACTGGATGTCTCTGCCCGCATTGGGGTGGCATTTTTCCCGGAGCATGGGGCCACGCCCCATGACTTGTACCGCCACGTCGACAGCGCAGTGAACCAAGCCAAACGCCAGGGCATCAGCCACGTCATTTTTGATCCTGCGCAGAGCCAGGAGCAGTCACGCCGCCTGAGCGTCGCCAGTGAGCTGCGGCGTGCCATCGAAAACGGTGACTTGCTGCTGTACCTGCAACCCAAAGTTGAAGTGGCCAGCGGCAAAGTCTGTGGCGCCGAAGGACTGGTGCGCTGGAAGCATGCCGAACGTGGCCTGATTCCCCCCAGTGAATTCATCAGTCTGGCGGAGCACACCGGCCTGATCAAACCCCTCACGGAATGGGTTATAGAGACTGGACTGCGCCTGAACCATGCATGGCAACGCCAGGGCTGCGCGTTGCCCATTGCGCTGAACCTGTCGGCACGTAATCTGCGCGATGAAAACCTGCTGGAAAAGATTCGCCAGCTCCGCGCCACCTGGAGTGCCGGTGCAGGTCTATTGGAACTGGAGATCACCGAGAGCTCCGTCATGGACGACCCGGAATTTGCACTCCAGGTGCTGCACAGTTTGCGCAACGAAGGCATTCCGCTCTACGTCGATGACTTCGGTACCGGCTACTCCTCCCTGGCCTACCTGCAGAAAATGCCGGTGGACTACATCAAGATCGACCAGTCGTTTGTTCGAAGCATGTCGACCAGCAAAGACTCCGCGCTCATCGTGAGATCGACCATTGACCTAGTGCACGACCTGGGCCGCAAGGCAGTTGCAGAAGGCGTGGAAACCCAGGGCGACTGGGACCAGTTGGCGGCCTTGGGGTGCGACTTCATACAGGGCTATTTCATCGCCAAACCCATGCCCTCCCAGGACCTGCCCGCCTGGATCGCGCAGTATCAGCCGCCCATCACTGGATTGCCACAGTCCCCCATTCGCGTGTAGCGCGCGTGTCCAACGGGCGTACACCCCTTATCACTGCGGTCAGCTTGATAACCACAAGCCCACATGATCCGCATTACCGAACCCAAACTCCCGCTCGCCGCCCTGCCGGTAGAGGCTGTGGGAAATTCCTGCGGGTGCCACGGTGCTGGGCTTCAACTACGACACGGGTGAGCGCGACCTCCCGGCTGAGGGTTTCTTGCCCCCCCCAAAGCGCCTGGCCTCGCCATACATGGCGTGGCTCACGCAAGCAAGAAGTTACTGTGCGCCACCGCCAACGTGTTCGGCGCCGTGGCCGTTTCGTCTTTCAAATCAACCCCGGAGAGCTTGCGTTGACGCGCCTGCGTCAGCAGGTAATGCAGCTTGAAGGCGGCGGCGTCATACGAAAGACCCGCCGGGCGCACATTCGAAATACAGTTGCGGCTGGCATCCGTCAGCCCCACACGGGGCATCCAGGTCAGATATAAGCCCATGCTGTCGGGTGAACTCAGGCCCGGGCGCTCGCCAATCAGCACCACCACCGCCTTGGCGCCCAGCACCTGGCCGATCTCATCACCCACGGCCACCCGGGCCTCGCGCACCAAACACAGGGGCGCTACGCGCCAGCCGTCATCGGCCATGCGCGCGCGCAGTGCCGCCAAAAATGGCGCTGCGTTTTGTGCAATGGCCAAGGCCGATAGCCCATCGGCAACGACCAACGCCAGGTCAAACGTGCGCGTTTCGATGTCGGCAGCGTCTGACGGTGCAGGGCAGGCCTTTTCCAGACGCTCGCGTGAGGCGACATCCAGGCGGCGCCCCAGATCGGGCCGCTGCAGGTACTGGTTGCGGTCCGTTACCGCACTGTGCAATGACAAGGGGGCAGCGCCCGCATCGGGCCAAGCCGCTTGGAGCGGCCCCGCCAGCGCGTCAACATCCAAAGGACGATGCACAGCATCCCGCGCTTGGGCATGGGCTAGCTGAAACTCCAGATGGGCCGCAGTGGGCAAACTGGTGCCGGCCCGCCCCAAGGCGATCCGGGCGTCGGTGAACTGGCGCAAGGCCGCCCACGGGTTGGCAGTGACAGGAGAAACCGAATCGCGCATGCGTAATTTTCAGCCGATCTGTTGCAGTGCTTTTTCAAAAGCAGAAGGCAGGCCGGGGTGCAGCGTCAATGCGTCGCCTTCGCCTTGAAAGATCTGCATGCGCTGTAACCAAACTTCGAACTCTGGCGCCGGGCGCAAACCCAGCACCTTGCGCACATACAGCGCATCGTGGAAAGACGTGGTCTGGTAGTTGAGCATGATGTCGTCAGACCCAGGAATGCCCATCACAAAATTGCAGCCGGCAGCCCCCAGCAGGGTCAGCAACACATCCATATCGTTTTGATCGGCTTCCGCATGGTTGGTGTAACAAACGTCACACCCCATCGGCAGACCCAGCAGCTTGGCGCAGAAGTGGTCTTCCAATCCCGCGCGGATGATTTGTTTGCCATCAAACAGGTATTCAGGGCCGATGAAGCCGACCACCGTATTGACCAACAAGGGCTTGAACTGCCGCGCCACGGCGTAGGCCCGAGCCTCGCAGGTTTGCTGGTCCATGCCATGGTGGGCATTGGCCGACAAAGCGCTGCCCTGCCCGGTCTCGAAATACATGACGTTGTCGCCCACCGTGCCACGCCGCAATGAGAGGGCTGCACTGCGCGCCTCGGCCAGCAAGGCCAGATTCAAGCCGAAGCTGCTGTTGGTGGCCTCTGTGCCGCCGATGGACTGGAACACCAGGTCCACAGGAGCTCCGCGCTCAATCGCCTGAATGGTGTTGGTAACGTGGGTCAACACACACGACTGGGTAGGTATCTCGTAGTGCGCAATGATGTCGGCCATCATGTGCACCAGCTTCATCACCTGCGCCACGTTGTCGGTCGCAGGGTTGATGCCAATGACGGCATCTCCACTGCCGTACAACAGCCCGTCGAGCAGGCTTGCAGCGATGCCCGTGGCATCGTCGGTGGGATGGTTGGGCTGCAAGCGCGTGGACATGCGGCCCTGCAGGCCTACCGTATTGCGAAAGGCAGTGACAACCCGGCATTTCTTGGCAACCAAAATCAAGTCCTGGTTGCGCATGAGCTTGCTGACTCCGGCCGCCATTTCCGGCGTGATGCCCGGCGCCAGCGCCTGCAGCGCTGCCGTGTTCGCCGCATCGCTCAAGAGCCAGTTGCGGAAATCGCCCACGGTCAGGTGGGCGACGGGTGCAAATGCCTGGGCGTCATGCGAATCAAGAATCAGCCGGGTGACTTCATCGGATTCATAGGGCACCAGTGCTTCATTCAAAAAAGTACGCAACGGGATCGCCGCCAACGCCATTTGCGCGGCCGCACGCTCCTGGGCACTGTGTGCGGCCACGCCCGCCAGCACATCTCCGGACCGCAAAGGTGTGGCCTTGGCCATCAGGTCTTTGAGGTCATGAAACCCGTAGGTCTGACGGCCTACGGTGTGGCGATAGGAGTGTGTTGGCAAGGCAAATGGGGGGACTTGGCCCCGTTTATTTACTTGGCAATGGGCGCTGCCATGTCAATTGGCAAGGCCGCAGCGCGTTGTTGTCCTGTCATCTTAAAGTAGCCGTAGCCCAGCACCAGGAAGCCCACAAACAAACCGAAGATCAGCGGGTTGTAGTAAATCATGGTGGCCATGCACACCAATGCACCAAACAGGGCAAACGCCGGGAAATAGGGGTACAGAGGCGCACGGAAAGGGCGCACCATGTCAGGCTCTGAACGGCGCAATTTGAACAAGCTCAGCATGCTCAAGATGTACATCAGGATGGCGCCGAATACCGACATGGTGACGATATTCGCCGTCAGGGACTGGCCGCCAATGGTGATCAACTCGTCACTGTAGATGGCCGCAATACCAATGACGCCGCCGGCCAAAATGGCGCGGTGTGGCGTCTTGAAGCGGGGGTGCACCTTGGCGAAGTACGCGGGCAAATAGGCCTCGCGAGACAGTGCATAGATCTGGCGGGAGTAGCCCAAAATGATGCCGTGGAACGAGGCCACCAAACCAAACAGGCCCAACCACACCAGCATGTGCAACCAGCCGCTGTTTTCACCCACGATCAACTTCATGGCTTGGGGCAAGGGGTCATTGATATTGGCGAGCTTGGTCCAGTCGCCGGCACCACCGGCAAACACCATCACGCCCACGGCCAAAAATACCAGCGTCAAAATGCCCGCGATGTAAGCGATCGGGATAGAGCGCTTGGGGTCTTTGGCCTCTTCAGCGGCCATGGCCACGCCTTCAATCGCCAGGAAAAACCAGATGGCAAACGGAATCGCGGCAAACATGCCGGGAATGGCTGCGAGGCTGAAGCTGTCCTGACCGGACCAGCCGCCTTTGGTGAAATTGGCCATGGAGAAACCGGGAGACACCACACCCATGAACACCAGCAACTCGAAGATGGCCAAGATGGTCACACACAGCTCAAAAGTCGCCGCAATTTGCACGCCAACAATATTGAGCGTCATGAACACCAGATAGGCGCCCAAAGCGGCCAACTTGGGGTCTAGTCCGGGGAACTGCACATTGAGGTAAGCACCAATCGCCAAGGAGATGGCAGGCGGGGCAAACACAAACTCCACCAAGGTTGCCGCGCCAGCCAGGTACCCGCCCGTGGGCCCAAATGCACGCTTGCTATAGGCAAAAGGACCGCCGGCGTGCGGAATGGACGTCGTCAGCTCGGTGAAGCTGAAAATGAACGTGGCGTACATGGCGGCAATGAACAAAGCCGTGACGGTAAAGCCCAGGGTGCCGGCAGACGCCCACCCGAAACTCCAGCCGAAATACTCGCCCGAGATCACCAGGCCGACCGCGATCCCCCAGAGTTGCAGGGTGCTGAGCACCGGTTTGAGCACATGGGTGCCCGAAGATGAATTGCCAGCTTGCATGAAATTCCTCCGACATGGATAGAAAAAGAGAGCCCCCTAAATCGGCACGGGCTTTGCATGCGACGAATGTAGGCAGTCCTGTCCCGGCGCGGTATCGAAATTCGGCAAAGTTGCATCCCGCACTTTGACGGTGCGCTGGTGCATGGACTGGGCGACCGGAACACACCATGACCATCCACTACCCGCTGCCACTGCAGACCCGCATCGTTGAAGCCACCGATGCGGATGAGCACGCCAACAACCTGACCAACTGGGAGCAGCGTTATGACCAGATGACAGCGGGCGTTTTCCATGGCTTGCTGGAAGAACTGCAGTTGCCCCACATGCAGGTTTTTCGGGAGAGCACGAGCCAGGGCATGCACCAGTCCTGTTGCGTCTGGCCAGATGCCGTTTGGTTTGGCCTGCCCTACTCGGCCCAGGCCACGCGCATCAATGGCCGCGTGGCAGAGAAAGACGCCATCATGGTGCGCCCGGGTGCCTGCGAGTTTGAGTTGATGACACCGGCCGATTACACGATCTATGGCGTGGTGGTCCGTCTGGACGCCCTGCAGAATGCGGCGGACCGCGGGGGCTACGCACTGGATTGGAACCAGTTGGGTCGCACGGAACGTGTGCATGCCCACCCAGGCCTCCGTCGCACATGCGTGCATGCCCTGGCAGAGCTACTGCAGCCCATGGCGCCCCACAACGAGGCAAACACCGCACAGCAATGCGTATTTGACGCACTGCTGCCCTTGCTCGACACGCGTGCGCCCGATGCGGCCATGCCCACCAGCTTTGCCCGGCGCCAGCGCATTGTCGCGAAGGCACAGGACTACGTGCGGGAGCACCACGACCAGGCCCTGACCGTACCCGCGCTGTGCGACAAGCTGTTTGTAAGCCGCCGCACGCTGCAATACTGCTTTGAGGACGTGCTGGGCATCAACCCTATGCAGTACCTGCGCATCGTGCGACTCAATGGTGCACGCAGGCATTTGCGCGACGCTGCAGCCGCGTCGAAAACGGTGCGCGATGTGGCGGCGGACTGGGGCTTCTGGCATTTCAGCCAGTTCTCCAACGACTACAAAAAACTGTTTGGCCACAGCCCCTCTGAGATGCTGCGCCAGCGCCGCCACTGAATCTTTGCATAAGCCGCAATGTGCGGTGCGGGGTTCGACAGACAGAACCGGCACCGCAAGAAACTAAAATTGGGGTTCTGCTTGATAACTACGAGCCCCCATGATCCGCATTACCGAACTCAAACTCCCGCTATCCGCCCTGCCCGTAGAGGCCCGCCGCGCCGCCGATGCGCCCACGGAAACCGAAGCCGACCGTGCACCGGTCGCCCACCCCATCCCTGCGCTGAAGCAAATGTGCGCGAGTGCGCTGGGCGTGGATGCCGCAGACATCGCCGACCTGCAGGTGTTCAAACGCAGCTTTGACGCACGCAAGGCGGAGCTGCTGGCGGTCTATATCGCCGATATCACGCTAGCGCAACCTGCGCAGGAAACCGCCTTGCTGGCCCGTTTTCCCGGGCACCCCCATATCGGGCCCACGCCCGACATGGCGTACCGCCCGGTCGCCCAGGCCCCAGCAGATTTGCAGGAGCGCCCCGTGGTCGTGGGCTTTGGCCCCTGCGGCATGTTTGCGGCGCTGGTGCTGGCACAAATGGGCTTCAGGCCCATCGTGTTGGAACGCGGCAAGACCGTGCGTGAACGCACCAAGGACACCTGGGGCCTGTGGCGCAAGAAGACGCTGAACCCCGAAAGCAATGTGCAGTTTGGCGAAGGCGGTGCCGGTACCTTTTCGGACGGCAAGCTTTACAGCCAGATCAAGGACCCGCGTTTTCTGGGCCGCAAGGTGATGCACGAGTTTGTGGAACACGGCGCGCCCGCCGAAATCCTGTACGAAGCACACCCGCACATCGGTACCTTCAAGCTGGTGAAGGTGGTGGAGGGCATCCGCGCGCAGATCATTGCGCTGGGCGGTGAGATCCGGTTTGAGCAGCGCGTCGTTGATGTGCTATTAAAAAATGAGCTGGGTACGCAATCCCTGTGCGGGCTAGAGGTCGAAAATCTTCAGAATGGCAGCATCACCACGCTGCCCGCCCGCCACGTGGTCATGGCCCTGGGCCACAGCGCCCGCGACACCTTTGCCATGCTCTACGAGCGCGGCGTGGCCATGCACGCCAAACCCTTCTCGGTGGGCTTTCGCATTGAACATCCGCAAGGCGTGATCGACCGCGCACGCTGGGGCCGCCACGCCGGCCACCCGCTCTTGGGCGCGGCCGACTACAAGCTGGTGCACCACGCGGCCAACGGGCGCTCGGTCTACAGCTTCTGCATGTGCCCCGGCGGCACCGTGGTGGCCGCCACCAGCGAACCCGGGCGCGTGGTCACCAACGGCATGAGCCAGTACTCGCGTAATGAACGCAATGCCAATGCAGGCATCGTGGTGGGCATTGACCCGCCCGACTACCCCGATGACGAAGCCGCCATGGTGCACGCCTTTGGCGAAGAAAAGGGCCGGCGTTATGCGCAGGAAGCCGCCACGCTGAAGGCGGGCGACGCGAAAGCGGCCCATCCCATGTCGGGCATCGCGCTGCAGCGCCAGCTCGAATCCAGCGCCTACATGTTGGGCGGCGCCACCTACGAAGCGCCGGGGCAACTGGTGGGCGACTTCATAACCGCCAAGCCATCCAGCGCCTTTGGCAGCGTGCAGCCCTCCTACAAACCGGGCGTGAAACTGGGCGACCTGGCACCGAGCCTGCCCGGCTACGCCATTGAAGCGATCCGCGAAGCCCTGCCCGCCTTTGGCAAGAAGATCAAAGGCTTTGACATGGCCGACGCCGTACTCACCGGCGTGGAAACCCGCACCTCCAGCCCCATCAAAATCCCGCGCGGCGAAGACCTGCAATGCAGCAACGTACGCGGCCTCTACCCGGCAGGTGAAGGCGCTTCTTATGCGGGCGGCATTCTGTCAGCCGGGGTCGACGGCATCCGGGTGGCGGAAGCGCTGGCACTTTCGCTGTTGGAACAGGCATAAAAAAGCCGCCGACCACCCTCGTGAGAGGATGGGTCGGCGGTTTAACCTTGGTATCTGTCTACTGGGCTGTCGTGATGACAGCCGTGCGGGCTACTTAAAAGTTGTAGCGAATGCCTACGCCCAGAACGCGGGGATCGTCCCCACCCACGGGCGAGTACTTGTTCTCACCGGCTTCAAAACGGGCCTTGCCGTTGCTGTTGTTGACGATCTGGGTCCAGTAGCCGTACAGCGTGACCGTCTTGTCCAGAGCGTAGTCCACGCCGAGAGCCACCATGGTGTAGTCGTCCGCCGCACCACTCTGGGTTTCGGTCGAAGCACCGTAGGTCCCCTTGTAGGTGAGATCGCCGACCTTGTACGTAGTGGCCACAACCCAGTTGTTGTTCAGGCGCCCAACGGTACCGTTCAGACCGTTGTCAATGGTGCTGAGCGCCAGGCCCGCCGTGAAATCACCCCACTTGCCCCCCACTGTCAGTTTGCGGGCAGAGAGGTTGCCAAAAGGTGCGGTGCCAGCGGTCACCGGGTTGGTTGCGTTTTCCTTGTTCTCAAACGCCAAGCCAGCATTCCATGTGCCGTCATCGTATTCAACCGAAGTGCCCCACACAGGCGCGCGGGTGGTGACGGCGGCAGCAGGTTCATCCAGTCCGTAAGCAGCCTTGACCACCACGTTCGAGAACTTGGGGCTCGTGTAGTGCACCACATTGGTCTGGCGGGTGTGAATATTGGCGAACTGCGAAGCAGTGGCGACGCTGTTCTTGGTGCCCTTGCCGTTCACCACCACTTCGAGCGCGTCTGCGCTGCCGTACATGGGGCCTGCGGTCCCCTGCAAGTCTTTCAGCGGCATGTCGTAGGTACCCATCAGAAAACGCCCCCAGGAGTCTGCCTTCAGGCCCACAAAACTGTTGCGGCTGGCAAAGGCCTTGCTGTTGGCGGTATCGTCCGCGGCGATGGAAGTTTCCACCTGGAAAATGCCGGTCAGATCACCCTTGAGGCGCTTCTCGCCCTTGATGCCCAGACGGGAACCATAGCTCTGCGAAAGATTGCGAACCAGTTTGCCGTCATCGTTGTTTTCAACGCCCATATCGATGCGTCCGTACCAGGTGAATTCGGGCGCCGCTTGGGCCATGGCATGGCCGCTGGCCATGACGATACCGAGACAAGCCAAGCGTGAAACGAGCTTGCTTTTCTTGAATTGCATATTGATTCCTAATTGCCTGTTGTAGAGAATTTCGCACCACATGTTGCGAAGACCCGAAGCGTAGAAACCATGCGT belongs to Rhodoferax saidenbachensis and includes:
- a CDS encoding porin, whose protein sequence is MQFKKSKLVSRLACLGIVMASGHAMAQAAPEFTWYGRIDMGVENNDDGKLVRNLSQSYGSRLGIKGEKRLKGDLTGIFQVETSIAADDTANSKAFASRNSFVGLKADSWGRFLMGTYDMPLKDLQGTAGPMYGSADALEVVVNGKGTKNSVATASQFANIHTRQTNVVHYTSPKFSNVVVKAAYGLDEPAAAVTTRAPVWGTSVEYDDGTWNAGLAFENKENATNPVTAGTAPFGNLSARKLTVGGKWGDFTAGLALSTIDNGLNGTVGRLNNNWVVATTYKVGDLTYKGTYGASTETQSGAADDYTMVALGVDYALDKTVTLYGYWTQIVNNSNGKARFEAGENKYSPVGGDDPRVLGVGIRYNF
- a CDS encoding helix-turn-helix domain-containing protein, yielding MTIHYPLPLQTRIVEATDADEHANNLTNWEQRYDQMTAGVFHGLLEELQLPHMQVFRESTSQGMHQSCCVWPDAVWFGLPYSAQATRINGRVAEKDAIMVRPGACEFELMTPADYTIYGVVVRLDALQNAADRGGYALDWNQLGRTERVHAHPGLRRTCVHALAELLQPMAPHNEANTAQQCVFDALLPLLDTRAPDAAMPTSFARRQRIVAKAQDYVREHHDQALTVPALCDKLFVSRRTLQYCFEDVLGINPMQYLRIVRLNGARRHLRDAAAASKTVRDVAADWGFWHFSQFSNDYKKLFGHSPSEMLRQRRH
- the eat gene encoding ethanolamine permease, which codes for MQAGNSSSGTHVLKPVLSTLQLWGIAVGLVISGEYFGWSFGWASAGTLGFTVTALFIAAMYATFIFSFTELTTSIPHAGGPFAYSKRAFGPTGGYLAGAATLVEFVFAPPAISLAIGAYLNVQFPGLDPKLAALGAYLVFMTLNIVGVQIAATFELCVTILAIFELLVFMGVVSPGFSMANFTKGGWSGQDSFSLAAIPGMFAAIPFAIWFFLAIEGVAMAAEEAKDPKRSIPIAYIAGILTLVFLAVGVMVFAGGAGDWTKLANINDPLPQAMKLIVGENSGWLHMLVWLGLFGLVASFHGIILGYSRQIYALSREAYLPAYFAKVHPRFKTPHRAILAGGVIGIAAIYSDELITIGGQSLTANIVTMSVFGAILMYILSMLSLFKLRRSEPDMVRPFRAPLYPYFPAFALFGALVCMATMIYYNPLIFGLFVGFLVLGYGYFKMTGQQRAAALPIDMAAPIAK
- the eutC gene encoding ethanolamine ammonia-lyase subunit EutC → MRDSVSPVTANPWAALRQFTDARIALGRAGTSLPTAAHLEFQLAHAQARDAVHRPLDVDALAGPLQAAWPDAGAAPLSLHSAVTDRNQYLQRPDLGRRLDVASRERLEKACPAPSDAADIETRTFDLALVVADGLSALAIAQNAAPFLAALRARMADDGWRVAPLCLVREARVAVGDEIGQVLGAKAVVVLIGERPGLSSPDSMGLYLTWMPRVGLTDASRNCISNVRPAGLSYDAAAFKLHYLLTQARQRKLSGVDLKDETATAPNTLAVAHSNFLLA
- a CDS encoding NAD(P)/FAD-dependent oxidoreductase, translated to MIRITELKLPLSALPVEARRAADAPTETEADRAPVAHPIPALKQMCASALGVDAADIADLQVFKRSFDARKAELLAVYIADITLAQPAQETALLARFPGHPHIGPTPDMAYRPVAQAPADLQERPVVVGFGPCGMFAALVLAQMGFRPIVLERGKTVRERTKDTWGLWRKKTLNPESNVQFGEGGAGTFSDGKLYSQIKDPRFLGRKVMHEFVEHGAPAEILYEAHPHIGTFKLVKVVEGIRAQIIALGGEIRFEQRVVDVLLKNELGTQSLCGLEVENLQNGSITTLPARHVVMALGHSARDTFAMLYERGVAMHAKPFSVGFRIEHPQGVIDRARWGRHAGHPLLGAADYKLVHHAANGRSVYSFCMCPGGTVVAATSEPGRVVTNGMSQYSRNERNANAGIVVGIDPPDYPDDEAAMVHAFGEEKGRRYAQEAATLKAGDAKAAHPMSGIALQRQLESSAYMLGGATYEAPGQLVGDFITAKPSSAFGSVQPSYKPGVKLGDLAPSLPGYAIEAIREALPAFGKKIKGFDMADAVLTGVETRTSSPIKIPRGEDLQCSNVRGLYPAGEGASYAGGILSAGVDGIRVAEALALSLLEQA
- a CDS encoding EAL domain-containing protein, with amino-acid sequence MKPSMTHFASFEVKVLVAFGAAMLVVTSLATTTWRMSKDEEEASRLVAHTHAVLDGLARTRVATLQIEYATQSYRISGDPARIAERNTAIAEREVLLGKLKALTSNNPNQEARWDQLRGVLNQRLALSRKIEELRKTEGSAAANAFVATAPLQQTREAVYQILDAMDEEEHRLLQQRTAGQLQARKTLVVAGAVVSGLLLLLLTGTYAVIRRQVRATAASQRALAESEENLSITLYSIGDAVMATDAHARITRMNPVAETLTGWAMADALGHSVDEVFNIINEFTRRPAVVPVAQALETGETQELEQHTVLIARDGSERPISDSAAPIRNATGTVTGVVLVFRDVTAARQAEHTIRQQNELLEQRVAQRTEQLRDSEDHLRSVINNLPALIAYVDADQRYVYANAQYHGRFAPERAEITGCTVREILGDALYTTVAPMIADVLQGNPRSYDWQPFPDAWQLVSYVPKRTAQNQVLGYYVLISDITERKHAEEKIQTLNTELEHHIHTLERTGRALKTLSAGNRSMLRAADEQDLLDSMCRAIVDAGSYPAVAVWYKNNDASQSLTPMAGEGYPAGLSALNQLKVTWADNEKGQGAVAKAIRTGQTQAVTNMLADASYHQWRDSLHGIACVVACPVQVGGEVIGTLAIYGAEPDAISLDEQALLTELADDLAFGISTLRTRQAQRETQEAMHRLTRYDKLTSLPNETQFSDFLTAAIESGRQFNQAFALLQVNIDRLNEINDALGFSHGDQLLRAFSARLVATVPDTALVARLRGDEFAILLPDSHAEAALAIVQQVGAVLAQPFPIADIPLDVSARIGVAFFPEHGATPHDLYRHVDSAVNQAKRQGISHVIFDPAQSQEQSRRLSVASELRRAIENGDLLLYLQPKVEVASGKVCGAEGLVRWKHAERGLIPPSEFISLAEHTGLIKPLTEWVIETGLRLNHAWQRQGCALPIALNLSARNLRDENLLEKIRQLRATWSAGAGLLELEITESSVMDDPEFALQVLHSLRNEGIPLYVDDFGTGYSSLAYLQKMPVDYIKIDQSFVRSMSTSKDSALIVRSTIDLVHDLGRKAVAEGVETQGDWDQLAALGCDFIQGYFIAKPMPSQDLPAWIAQYQPPITGLPQSPIRV
- a CDS encoding ethanolamine ammonia-lyase subunit EutB, whose translation is MAKATPLRSGDVLAGVAAHSAQERAAAQMALAAIPLRTFLNEALVPYESDEVTRLILDSHDAQAFAPVAHLTVGDFRNWLLSDAANTAALQALAPGITPEMAAGVSKLMRNQDLILVAKKCRVVTAFRNTVGLQGRMSTRLQPNHPTDDATGIAASLLDGLLYGSGDAVIGINPATDNVAQVMKLVHMMADIIAHYEIPTQSCVLTHVTNTIQAIERGAPVDLVFQSIGGTEATNSSFGLNLALLAEARSAALSLRRGTVGDNVMYFETGQGSALSANAHHGMDQQTCEARAYAVARQFKPLLVNTVVGFIGPEYLFDGKQIIRAGLEDHFCAKLLGLPMGCDVCYTNHAEADQNDMDVLLTLLGAAGCNFVMGIPGSDDIMLNYQTTSFHDALYVRKVLGLRPAPEFEVWLQRMQIFQGEGDALTLHPGLPSAFEKALQQIG